The DNA region AAATACTCAATCCCGAGCAGTTCTTTCGTATCAGCCGAAAGATTATCGTTTCACACGAGTGCATGAATAAGATTGAGCGATACGGTGCCGGACAATACATGCTCGAACTCAATCCAACTTTCGACGAACGCGTGCTCGTCAGCCGCAGTCGAACCAAAGACTTCTTACAACGGATGGATCAGTGATAGCGATAGCCTTAGCTTTAGCCAAATTCAGATTATCTAGACACTCAGCTAACGCTAAGGCTTTTAGCTTTTTCATCCTTACCCTGATCTTGAGTTCATGTAATGTGGCTGAAATAGAGCTCGTTGACCTTCCCGAAAACACCCCCCCCACAAGCCGATATCTATATTGCCGGGAACTTCAACCAATGGAACCCTGGCGACGAGCGCTACCGAATGACTTACAGACCCGAAACCAAGAGTTATTTTGTCACCCTCGGCCCGGGAATGGGCGATATTGAGTATAAATTCACTCGAGGCGACTGGACCTCTGTCGAAGCCGATAGCTGCGGTTACGAGATCGGGAATGGCTATCTGAACGTAACGGAAAATTCCTTTGCAAGAGTTCGCATTGAGAATTGGTCGGACCTCAATCCCAACTTTTGTGATTTCGTCACGCTTTGCATCGAGGAGGTTCCGGAGCGAACTGAAGACTCTGTCTTTATTGCGGGAGATTTCAACGCTTGGAACCTCGAAGACTCGAAAATCGGATTCGTACCGGCCGGCCTCGGACCCTGGTACATCGTAGTACCCAAGACGCAATCTGGAACTCATTACAAATTTCACCGAGGTAACTGGAAAAC from Flavobacteriales bacterium includes:
- a CDS encoding LytTR family transcriptional regulator: MVGKVDQRLRHYKVEDIAYFYAEDDTVFLRDYEGRNSIVEYSLEQLSEILNPEQFFRISRKIIVSHECMNKIERYGAGQYMLELNPTFDERVLVSRSRTKDFLQRMDQ